The genomic region AGATCCGGCTGGTCGTGAGCGACCTGGCCAGGGCCAAGAAGGCCCTGACGGACGCCAAGATCCGGTGCGGCGAGGAGCCGGCCCTGCTCCTCTCCATGGAAGATCGCCCCGGCGCGCTCGCGCAGGCGGCGCAGCGCCTTGCCGCGGCCAGGATCAACATCAAGTGCGTCTATGCCACCACCTCCGCGGCCGGCGGTGGGGCCGCCCAGGTGGTCCTGGTCGTCCCCAACGTCGAGAAGGCCGAGAAAGCCCTCGGGTGAGGCTCGCGCGGGAGGAGGTCGAGCGGCTGATGGAGGAGCGCCCCGGGAGTGCCTCGCTCGAGGAGGCCCTCGGGGTCTTCGAGGTCTTCGCCAGCAGCACGCTCTCGGACGAGGTCTACGTCCTCGACGACGTCGGCGGCAAGCGGATCGCCATCGCCCCGGCGGCGCTCAAGGCCAAGTACAGGAAGGAGTGAGGGCACATGCCTATCATCTGCATCTCCCACGAGATGGGCGCCGGGGGCCCCGAGATCGGGCAGCAGCTCGCCCAGCGGCTCGGCTACCGCTACATCGACCAGGAGCTGATCTCGGACGCGGCCCACCGCTACGGGCTCCTGGAGGAGAAGCTCTCCCACCTGGACGAGACCAAACCCTCCCTCTTCGAGCGCTTCGACGCCGAGACGCGGCGCTACATCACGGTGATCCAGACGGCGCTCTACGAGTTCGCCGAGGCCGACAACGTGGTGCTCATGGGCCGCGGCGGCCAGTGGCTTCTCCGGGGCATCCCGCACGTGGTCCGCGTGCGCGTCACGGCTCCGTTCGAGCTCAGGGTGAAGCGCCTGGGCAAGAAGCTGTCGGGGCAGATGGGCGAGCAAACCAACCCGCGGACCATCACCGACATGGTCAGGCGGGACGACACCGAGAAGGCCGGGCGCATGCGCTACCTGTACGAGGTGGACCTGCGCGACTCCGCGCTCTACGACGTGGTGATCAACACCGAGAAGGTGACGGCGGAGGGCGCCGTGGAGCTCATCGCGGGGCTCGCGCGCCGGCCCGAGCTGGCCGCCACCCCGGCGGCCGCGCAGCTGGTCGCCGACCGCTCGCTGGCCTCGCGCGTCCAGGTGGCGCTGGCGACTCACCCCGAGACGAGAAAGTACCGGATCACGGTCGAGGCCAGGGCCGGCGTCGTG from Candidatus Rokuibacteriota bacterium harbors:
- a CDS encoding cytidylate kinase family protein; the protein is MPIICISHEMGAGGPEIGQQLAQRLGYRYIDQELISDAAHRYGLLEEKLSHLDETKPSLFERFDAETRRYITVIQTALYEFAEADNVVLMGRGGQWLLRGIPHVVRVRVTAPFELRVKRLGKKLSGQMGEQTNPRTITDMVRRDDTEKAGRMRYLYEVDLRDSALYDVVINTEKVTAEGAVELIAGLARRPELAATPAAAQLVADRSLASRVQVALATHPETRKYRITVEARAGVVTLEGTAALEEAVDVARTVDGVREVKTQQVEIPPIPPFVA